A DNA window from Nitratidesulfovibrio sp. contains the following coding sequences:
- a CDS encoding glycosyltransferase family A protein, whose product MPETAPRYSIITPSRGDRPVALGLAIDSVRAAMERAGLATGDVEMLIGFDGVKGERMRPDTFVRWFDFRPDKDYGNAIRNGLLRAARGRRILFLDDDNSLTPEAFIIYEAYPDVDLLIARIDVSLAHKAAYLPVIEEGRDPVWQSNIDPLCLCMTRELAVVRCEGWQGRSYEADYRNMLRYYRRARSVQFTDRTVGIYDSGRGLDEGGLNFRQIKKEQENAAS is encoded by the coding sequence ATGCCCGAAACCGCACCGCGCTATTCCATCATCACCCCCAGCCGGGGCGACCGCCCGGTGGCCCTGGGCCTTGCCATCGACAGCGTACGCGCGGCCATGGAGCGGGCCGGGCTGGCCACCGGCGACGTGGAAATGCTGATCGGCTTCGACGGCGTGAAGGGCGAACGGATGCGGCCCGACACCTTCGTGCGCTGGTTCGACTTCCGGCCCGACAAGGACTACGGCAACGCCATCCGCAACGGGCTGCTGCGGGCCGCGCGTGGCAGGCGCATCCTGTTCCTGGACGACGACAACTCGCTGACGCCGGAAGCCTTCATCATATATGAAGCATACCCGGACGTTGACCTGCTGATCGCGCGCATCGACGTAAGCCTGGCGCACAAGGCCGCCTACCTGCCGGTGATCGAGGAAGGCCGCGACCCGGTGTGGCAGAGCAACATCGACCCGCTGTGCCTGTGCATGACCCGCGAGCTTGCCGTGGTACGCTGCGAGGGCTGGCAGGGCCGCAGTTACGAGGCGGATTACCGCAACATGCTGCGCTACTATCGCCGCGCCCGCAGCGTGCAGTTCACCGACCGCACCGTGGGCATCTACGATTCCGGACGGGGTCTGGACGAGGGCGGCCTGAATTTCCGGCAGATTAAGAAAGAGCAGGAAAACGCCGCTTCCTGA
- a CDS encoding lysophospholipid acyltransferase family protein: protein MPAPDMPAPDMPVPFTGDAYTTPVDAAGPIARLIPTLAYYPMMAGIVRRAAAAALRKEYPASAWVGSSLEIVRALERTGVRLHIEGMDHFTRLEGPCVFVGNHMSTLETFVLPSIIQPHKNVTFVVKQSLADYPVFKHVLHARDPITVGRVNPRDDLAAVLEGGEERLNRGISIIIFPQATRSDALDPKTFNSIGVKLARRAGVPVVPLALKTDAWGTGWPIKDFGPIRPQRTVHFRFAAPLAVAGNGKDEQAAVYAFIAGCLAEWRNEIRAISS from the coding sequence ATGCCCGCCCCCGACATGCCCGCCCCCGACATGCCCGTGCCGTTCACCGGCGATGCCTACACCACGCCTGTCGATGCGGCAGGCCCCATCGCCCGGTTGATCCCCACGCTGGCCTACTATCCGATGATGGCAGGCATCGTGCGCCGCGCGGCGGCGGCGGCCCTGCGCAAGGAATATCCGGCCTCGGCATGGGTGGGCAGCAGTCTGGAAATTGTCCGCGCGCTGGAACGCACCGGGGTACGGTTGCACATAGAGGGCATGGATCACTTCACGCGCCTGGAAGGTCCGTGCGTATTCGTGGGCAACCACATGAGCACCCTGGAAACCTTCGTACTGCCCTCGATCATCCAGCCGCACAAGAACGTGACCTTCGTGGTCAAGCAAAGCCTGGCCGACTACCCCGTGTTCAAGCACGTGCTGCACGCGCGTGACCCCATCACCGTGGGCCGCGTGAACCCCCGCGACGACCTTGCGGCCGTGCTGGAAGGTGGCGAGGAACGACTGAACCGCGGGATATCCATCATCATCTTTCCGCAGGCCACCCGCAGCGATGCCTTGGACCCCAAGACATTCAACTCCATCGGGGTCAAGCTGGCGCGCCGTGCCGGTGTTCCCGTGGTGCCGCTGGCATTGAAGACAGATGCCTGGGGCACCGGCTGGCCCATCAAGGACTTCGGCCCCATCCGCCCCCAGCGCACGGTGCACTTCCGCTTTGCCGCCCCCCTTGCCGTAGCTGGCAACGGCAAGGACGAGCAGGCGGCCGTGTACGCCTTCATCGCGGGCTGCCTTGCCGAATGGCGCAATGAAATTCGCGCCATTTCATCTTGA
- a CDS encoding ADP-ribosylglycohydrolase family protein → MPDRAAGALMGAWIGDALGLGPHWYYDLAELRRDYGPWISGYTDPRPGRYHDGMKAGQLSQAGFILKLTVRSLVERGGYDQADFCRCMDEELFPLLNGQPVSGPGNYTSQSIREAWRRRVEQGLPWGQTAGHADTTEAIERTLAIAVRYATQPARLAAAVSGNAALTQCDDVVLSLTVAYGAVLALLVQGHQLTPAISETLMHQVKDGVLPFHAVTRDGFQAPRPGDPDPPRAGRFASPDALLLPGYMAAAAADPDIRIEPAWKVSLVYGMPCAIYHMLPAAYYLAARFHDDFESAVLHAVNGGGQNQVRAILAGALVGAQVGLSGIPQRFIDGLEEGEELRALAVRLAGQVDSD, encoded by the coding sequence ATGCCCGACCGCGCCGCCGGGGCGCTGATGGGCGCGTGGATTGGCGATGCGCTGGGCCTTGGCCCGCACTGGTACTATGACCTTGCCGAACTGCGGCGCGATTACGGCCCGTGGATCAGCGGGTACACCGACCCCAGGCCGGGGCGCTATCACGACGGCATGAAGGCCGGGCAGTTGTCGCAGGCGGGGTTCATCCTGAAATTGACGGTGCGCTCGCTGGTGGAACGGGGCGGGTACGACCAGGCCGACTTCTGCCGCTGCATGGACGAGGAGTTGTTTCCGTTGCTCAACGGGCAGCCGGTGAGCGGGCCGGGCAACTACACCAGCCAGTCCATTCGCGAGGCATGGCGGCGCAGGGTGGAGCAGGGATTGCCGTGGGGGCAGACCGCAGGCCACGCGGACACCACCGAAGCCATCGAGCGCACCCTGGCCATTGCGGTGCGCTACGCCACGCAGCCCGCCCGGCTGGCCGCCGCCGTCAGCGGCAATGCGGCGCTGACCCAGTGCGACGACGTGGTGCTGTCGCTCACCGTGGCCTATGGCGCGGTGCTGGCGCTGCTGGTGCAGGGGCACCAGCTGACCCCGGCAATTTCCGAAACGTTAATGCATCAGGTTAAGGACGGGGTGTTGCCGTTTCATGCGGTAACCCGCGACGGCTTTCAGGCCCCGCGCCCCGGCGACCCGGATCCGCCGCGCGCCGGGCGGTTTGCCTCGCCCGATGCGCTGCTGTTGCCCGGCTACATGGCGGCGGCAGCGGCAGACCCGGACATCCGCATCGAACCGGCGTGGAAGGTTTCGCTGGTGTACGGCATGCCCTGCGCCATCTACCACATGCTTCCGGCGGCCTACTACCTTGCCGCGCGCTTTCACGACGACTTCGAGTCCGCCGTGCTGCATGCGGTAAACGGCGGCGGGCAGAATCAGGTGCGGGCCATCCTTGCCGGGGCGCTGGTGGGGGCGCAGGTGGGCTTGTCCGGCATACCGCAACGGTTCATCGATGGACTGGAAGAGGGCGAGGAACTGCGCGCGCTGGCCGTGCGGCTGGCCGGGCAGGTGGATTCAGATTGA
- a CDS encoding replication-associated recombination protein A yields the protein MTLKQPLPERIRPSTLDGFVGQTHLTPRIAALLNAERLPSLLLFGPPGCGKSTLALLLANTHGTKVLRLSAPEAGLQQLRRALSGVDVLVLDELHRFSKAQQDFFLPILESGEITMIATTTENPSFSVTRQLLSRLHVMRLRPLGREELMELGRRGGAAQEAPLTDDVLDFLSGMSHGDARAMLNLVEYVAGLPVENRGLDGVRAAMPEIVSRHDKDGDSHYELASALIKSIRGSDPDAALYYLACLLEGGEDPRFVCRRLILSASEDVGLADPQALPLAVACQQAVEFVGMPEGFIPMAQTVVHLALARKSNSSYAAYLNAAREIKLNGPQPVPMHLRNAATKLQKDWGYGKGYKYPHNYPDGWIEQDYLPDGLTERRFYQPKEHGDEQRLSNWWRRLARQRKPRTE from the coding sequence GTGACGCTGAAGCAGCCCCTGCCGGAGCGCATCCGGCCCAGCACTCTCGACGGCTTCGTGGGGCAGACCCACCTTACGCCGCGCATTGCCGCGCTGCTGAACGCAGAACGGCTGCCCAGCCTGCTGCTGTTCGGCCCGCCCGGGTGCGGAAAATCCACGCTGGCCCTGTTGCTGGCCAATACCCACGGCACCAAGGTGCTGCGCCTCAGCGCGCCCGAGGCCGGGTTGCAGCAGTTGCGCCGCGCGCTGTCCGGAGTGGACGTGCTGGTGCTGGACGAGTTGCACCGTTTCTCCAAGGCCCAGCAGGATTTTTTCCTGCCCATCCTGGAAAGCGGCGAAATCACCATGATCGCCACCACCACCGAGAACCCGTCATTCAGCGTGACCCGCCAGTTGCTGTCGCGGTTGCACGTCATGCGCCTGCGCCCGCTGGGGCGCGAAGAACTGATGGAACTCGGCAGGCGCGGCGGTGCTGCGCAGGAAGCGCCCCTGACCGACGACGTGCTGGACTTTTTGTCCGGCATGTCCCACGGCGATGCCCGCGCCATGCTGAACCTTGTGGAATACGTGGCCGGGCTGCCCGTCGAGAATCGCGGACTGGACGGCGTGCGCGCCGCCATGCCGGAAATCGTCAGCCGTCACGACAAGGACGGCGACAGCCACTACGAACTGGCCTCGGCGCTCATCAAGTCCATACGCGGCAGCGACCCGGACGCGGCCCTGTACTATCTGGCCTGCCTGCTGGAAGGCGGCGAGGACCCGCGCTTCGTATGCCGCAGGCTGATTCTTTCCGCGTCAGAGGACGTTGGCCTGGCCGACCCGCAGGCCCTGCCGCTGGCCGTGGCCTGCCAGCAGGCCGTGGAATTCGTGGGCATGCCGGAAGGGTTCATTCCCATGGCCCAGACCGTGGTGCACCTGGCCCTGGCCCGCAAGAGCAATTCCAGCTACGCCGCCTACCTCAACGCCGCGCGAGAGATAAAGCTGAACGGCCCGCAGCCCGTGCCCATGCACCTGCGCAACGCCGCCACCAAGTTGCAGAAGGACTGGGGCTACGGCAAGGGCTACAAGTACCCCCACAACTACCCGGATGGCTGGATAGAACAGGATTACCTGCCCGACGGCCTGACGGAACGCCGCTTCTACCAGCCCAAGGAACACGGCGACGAACAGCGGCTCTCCAACTGGTGGCGCAGGCTGGCCCGCCAGCGCAAACCGCGTACCGAGTAA
- a CDS encoding 16S rRNA (uracil(1498)-N(3))-methyltransferase, producing the protein MRTFFLPPERWAEPYLLDGQEARHLVKVVRVRAGDSVRLLDGLGREGEFRVTDTEKALVRLTPLSITEHPAPASQAVLAIGWGKEVRRGWLMEKAVELEAGGIWLWQAERSQSRVPEETRESWHAQMEAGAKQSRNPWLPELRTLPGGVAELAEASRDFARRFILWEGDTGGVLLGAGDLGQPGRTLFVVGPEGGFSDREVAALLDSGMRAVSLGSRVLRWETAAMLCLGLHWWGRQGR; encoded by the coding sequence ATGCGCACCTTCTTCCTGCCGCCCGAACGCTGGGCCGAACCGTACCTGCTCGATGGGCAGGAGGCCCGCCACCTGGTCAAGGTGGTGCGGGTACGCGCGGGCGACTCGGTGCGCCTGCTGGACGGCCTGGGACGCGAGGGCGAATTCCGGGTCACGGACACGGAAAAGGCGCTGGTACGCCTGACGCCCTTGTCGATCACGGAGCACCCGGCACCGGCATCGCAGGCGGTGCTGGCCATCGGCTGGGGCAAGGAGGTGCGCCGGGGCTGGCTGATGGAAAAGGCGGTGGAGCTTGAGGCGGGCGGCATTTGGCTGTGGCAGGCGGAACGCAGCCAGTCGCGCGTGCCCGAGGAAACCCGCGAATCGTGGCACGCCCAGATGGAGGCCGGGGCCAAGCAAAGCCGCAACCCGTGGCTGCCGGAACTGCGCACCCTGCCCGGCGGCGTGGCCGAACTGGCCGAAGCCAGCCGCGACTTCGCCAGGCGGTTCATTTTGTGGGAAGGCGACACCGGCGGCGTGCTGCTGGGCGCCGGAGATCTGGGCCAGCCGGGGCGCACCCTGTTCGTGGTGGGGCCGGAGGGCGGCTTTTCCGACCGCGAGGTGGCCGCGCTGCTGGATTCCGGCATGCGGGCAGTAAGCCTTGGCAGCCGCGTGCTGCGCTGGGAAACGGCGGCCATGCTCTGCCTGGGGCTGCACTGGTGGGGTCGGCAGGGGCGGTAG
- a CDS encoding TetR/AcrR family transcriptional regulator translates to MSISKKEALLHSAKELFGEYGYADTTFKKISERAGVALGLLTHHYGNKEKLFLAAGIDVLEQFLGVLREASARGKNGYESVVNFCTAYLDFSIDKTSNWLVLVRCSPYSDMKTKTDRDLMYEKFNQVPRELEAQLRRGIEDGSIRQLPVHETAQVIISMLVGANRTRLLTPYAPPNLYEEAIRFISRSIAP, encoded by the coding sequence ATGAGCATCTCGAAGAAAGAAGCGTTACTTCATTCGGCAAAAGAACTTTTCGGTGAATACGGCTATGCCGACACCACCTTCAAGAAGATTTCCGAACGTGCCGGGGTGGCCCTTGGGCTGCTGACGCACCATTACGGCAACAAGGAAAAACTTTTCCTTGCCGCGGGCATCGACGTGCTCGAACAGTTTCTTGGCGTGCTGCGCGAGGCTTCCGCCAGAGGCAAGAACGGGTACGAGTCGGTCGTCAACTTCTGCACCGCCTACCTCGACTTCTCCATCGACAAGACTTCCAACTGGCTGGTGCTTGTGCGGTGTTCTCCGTACAGCGACATGAAGACCAAGACCGACCGCGACCTGATGTACGAAAAGTTCAACCAGGTACCGCGCGAACTGGAAGCCCAGCTGCGCCGGGGCATCGAGGATGGTTCCATCCGCCAGCTTCCGGTGCACGAAACGGCACAGGTGATCATTTCCATGCTGGTCGGCGCCAACCGTACCCGCCTGCTGACCCCCTATGCCCCGCCGAACCTGTACGAAGAAGCCATCCGCTTCATTTCGCGCAGCATCGCCCCGTAG
- a CDS encoding GAF domain-containing protein — translation MNSQRCHERILAIICSVFDAYSAVLFLPDGTAIESADLSAGAATAAATAALDRDSQLHRLAASFSLGDMVDTGTAVAPGRGLVGWIIRNREPLLVNNFDQRQSHLGYYRSNEEATIKAFMGCPVPGGGALCIDSKRQYSFSDKDQKILQLFADLISGVEGVACRGAGQASLTRYYTALQVISELRGRISRWPQFLAEFLRLMAEATGFDHALFAARDGDGQNYILEGESHQLLLGKGDAPMYPIGNGIVGWVFRNDAPVFTEGTDGSPVAPLFGKGVHMPAFRSVMCLPLMINKVTRGVLCLGHAEPRVIPDDLRAFTRMSVDHLALFLENLYLKSRLRELLPKARLERRVPAPAPHDRPDGDTDD, via the coding sequence ATGAACAGCCAACGTTGCCACGAACGCATTCTTGCCATCATTTGCAGCGTGTTCGATGCGTATTCCGCAGTGCTCTTCCTGCCGGACGGTACTGCCATCGAAAGTGCCGACCTTTCGGCAGGTGCCGCCACGGCGGCGGCCACCGCCGCGCTGGACCGCGACAGCCAACTGCACCGCCTTGCCGCCAGCTTCAGCCTGGGCGACATGGTGGATACCGGTACGGCCGTTGCGCCGGGGCGCGGGCTGGTGGGCTGGATCATCCGCAACAGGGAACCGCTGCTGGTCAACAACTTCGATCAGCGCCAGAGCCACCTTGGCTACTACCGCAGCAACGAAGAGGCCACCATCAAGGCCTTCATGGGCTGCCCGGTGCCGGGCGGCGGCGCGCTGTGCATCGACAGCAAGCGGCAGTATTCCTTTTCGGACAAGGACCAGAAGATCCTGCAACTGTTCGCCGACCTGATTTCCGGTGTCGAGGGCGTGGCCTGCCGGGGGGCCGGGCAGGCCAGCCTGACCCGCTATTACACGGCGTTGCAGGTGATCAGCGAGCTGCGCGGTCGCATCAGCCGCTGGCCGCAATTCCTGGCCGAATTCCTGCGCCTGATGGCCGAGGCCACCGGCTTCGACCATGCCCTGTTCGCCGCCCGCGACGGCGACGGGCAGAACTACATCCTGGAAGGCGAGAGCCACCAGTTGTTGCTGGGCAAGGGCGACGCGCCCATGTATCCCATCGGCAACGGCATCGTGGGCTGGGTGTTTCGCAACGACGCGCCGGTGTTCACCGAAGGCACCGACGGTTCGCCCGTGGCCCCGCTGTTCGGCAAGGGCGTGCACATGCCCGCCTTTCGTTCCGTCATGTGTCTGCCGCTGATGATCAACAAGGTCACGCGCGGGGTGTTGTGCCTGGGCCACGCCGAGCCGCGCGTCATTCCCGACGATCTGCGAGCCTTTACCCGCATGTCGGTGGACCACCTGGCCTTGTTCCTGGAGAACCTGTACCTGAAGAGCAGGCTGCGCGAACTGCTGCCCAAGGCCCGGCTGGAACGCCGCGTGCCTGCGCCCGCCCCGCACGACCGCCCCGATGGCGACACCGACGACTGA
- a CDS encoding pancreas/duodenum homeobox protein 1: MPTTSSERIFTPQRLAALFPPERADAFFDALYGDAEDGAYDIALAFEGERENGMEFSFRLTQRPGHCLACNLTYGLPQVFERHPVIDLPGVVAKIASVLDKAESALQWRLLPTREMSRTLHVIPLVVTFG, from the coding sequence ATGCCCACCACCAGCAGCGAACGCATCTTCACCCCGCAACGGCTTGCCGCCCTGTTCCCGCCCGAGCGGGCTGACGCCTTTTTCGACGCCCTGTACGGCGACGCGGAAGACGGCGCCTACGACATTGCGCTGGCCTTCGAGGGCGAGCGCGAGAACGGCATGGAATTCTCGTTCCGGCTCACCCAGCGGCCCGGCCACTGTCTGGCCTGCAACCTTACCTATGGCCTGCCGCAGGTTTTCGAGCGCCATCCCGTCATCGACCTGCCCGGCGTGGTGGCCAAGATAGCCAGTGTCCTGGACAAGGCAGAGAGTGCGCTGCAATGGCGCCTGCTGCCCACGCGCGAGATGTCGCGTACGCTGCACGTCATCCCGCTGGTGGTCACCTTCGGCTGA
- the gcvT gene encoding glycine cleavage system aminomethyltransferase GcvT, translating into MSDLLQTPLTAWHRAAGAKMAPFAGWDMPIQYPTGIIAEHVQTRESAALFDICHMGEFTLRGPGARDALSRAVSHNLETLKPGRCRYGFLLNETGGILDDLIVYCIAEDDYMLVVNGACTESDFAALRSRLPAGLPFEDISARTAKLDLQGPRSFDVLETVLGESFRDLPYFGFRSVTFGGAPLLVSRTGYTGELGVELYLPWDKAEALWTALLADERVKPAGLGARDTLRLEVGLPLYGHDLDDTHTPAEAGYGAMLTNPADYVGKGADCEVREPLVALSIPGRRSARHGDVVALPDGTVAGVVTSGSFCPSLGYAVALARVAAAHAEAPTFVVKAAKVELEATRVGLPFYTQGTARTKLV; encoded by the coding sequence TTGTCGGACCTGCTGCAAACCCCGCTTACCGCGTGGCACCGGGCCGCCGGGGCCAAAATGGCCCCCTTTGCCGGGTGGGACATGCCCATCCAGTACCCCACCGGGATCATCGCCGAGCACGTGCAGACGCGTGAATCCGCCGCCCTGTTCGACATCTGCCACATGGGCGAATTCACCCTGCGCGGCCCCGGCGCGCGCGATGCGCTGTCCCGCGCCGTCAGCCACAACCTGGAAACGCTGAAGCCGGGCCGCTGCCGGTACGGCTTTTTGCTGAACGAGACGGGCGGCATCCTCGACGACCTCATCGTGTACTGCATTGCCGAGGACGACTACATGCTGGTGGTCAACGGTGCCTGCACGGAAAGCGACTTCGCCGCCCTGCGCTCGCGCCTGCCTGCCGGACTGCCCTTCGAGGACATCTCGGCCCGCACCGCCAAGCTGGACCTGCAAGGCCCCAGATCGTTCGACGTGCTGGAAACGGTGCTGGGCGAAAGCTTCCGCGACCTGCCCTACTTCGGCTTCCGCTCTGTGACCTTTGGCGGGGCGCCGCTGCTGGTCAGCCGCACCGGGTATACCGGCGAACTGGGCGTGGAACTGTACCTGCCCTGGGACAAGGCCGAGGCCCTGTGGACCGCCCTGTTGGCCGACGAGCGCGTGAAGCCTGCGGGCCTTGGCGCGCGCGACACCCTGCGCCTGGAAGTGGGCCTGCCCCTGTACGGTCACGATCTGGACGACACCCACACCCCGGCGGAAGCGGGCTACGGTGCCATGCTGACCAACCCCGCCGACTACGTGGGCAAGGGCGCGGACTGCGAAGTGCGCGAACCGCTGGTGGCGCTGTCTATCCCCGGTCGCCGCAGCGCCCGCCATGGCGATGTGGTGGCCCTGCCCGACGGCACCGTGGCGGGCGTGGTGACCAGCGGGTCGTTCTGCCCCTCGCTGGGCTACGCCGTGGCGCTGGCCCGCGTTGCCGCCGCCCATGCCGAGGCCCCGACCTTCGTGGTCAAGGCCGCCAAGGTTGAACTGGAAGCCACCCGCGTGGGGCTGCCGTTCTATACGCAGGGGACGGCGCGGACCAAACTGGTCTAG
- a CDS encoding sigma-54 dependent transcriptional regulator, with the protein MRTTYTVLAVDDEPSIGKLLEKELSTPTRTVHVATSARQARERLRRATYEVVVLDIRLPDADGIEFMVELRQRYPDTEVILITGHGNIDNAVEAMKLGAYDYITKPFNLTELEVVVERAYQRAFLRNENRALRHARDGARPGVTLIGNSQGIKEVRYLIEKVAPTDVPVLITGDSGAGKEVAAHAIQSLGTRADKPFIIKNCATLQKELARSELFGHVRGSFTGALENRDGLMAFANKGTLFLDEIGELPVEVQASLLRVLENKTYRRVGEKDHRSCDIRLIFATNRSLAGEVEAGRFHEALYHRINVFNIEMPPLRDRKEDIPLLAEFFLARLGNGRDDLRISDRAMACLMQYAWPGNVRELRNVLERSIILAENNLITEHALPRELAGLAGGAGGAGGAGGGPGSGAAGGGTAGQHGSGGESQGPLTLEAMEREHIARILEFYDNNRSLAATALGISRKTLYRKMREYDIG; encoded by the coding sequence GAGCGGCTGCGCCGCGCCACGTACGAGGTGGTGGTGCTGGACATTCGCCTGCCGGATGCCGACGGCATCGAATTCATGGTGGAACTGCGCCAGCGCTACCCGGATACCGAGGTCATCCTGATCACCGGGCACGGCAACATCGACAACGCCGTGGAGGCCATGAAGCTGGGCGCCTACGACTACATCACCAAGCCGTTCAACCTGACCGAACTGGAAGTGGTGGTGGAGCGCGCCTACCAGCGGGCCTTTCTGCGCAACGAAAACCGCGCCCTGCGCCACGCGCGCGACGGGGCGCGCCCGGGGGTGACCCTGATCGGCAATTCGCAGGGCATCAAGGAGGTGCGCTACCTGATCGAAAAGGTGGCCCCCACCGACGTGCCCGTGCTGATCACGGGCGACAGCGGGGCGGGCAAGGAAGTGGCCGCCCACGCCATCCAGTCGTTGGGCACCCGGGCGGACAAGCCGTTCATCATCAAGAACTGCGCGACGTTGCAGAAGGAACTGGCGCGCAGCGAGCTGTTCGGGCATGTGCGCGGATCGTTCACCGGCGCGCTGGAAAACCGCGACGGGCTGATGGCCTTCGCCAACAAGGGCACCCTGTTTCTGGACGAGATAGGCGAGTTGCCGGTGGAGGTGCAGGCATCGCTGCTGCGCGTGCTGGAAAACAAGACCTACCGCCGGGTGGGCGAGAAGGATCACCGCAGTTGCGACATCCGGCTCATCTTCGCCACCAACCGCTCGCTGGCTGGCGAGGTGGAGGCCGGGCGCTTTCACGAGGCGCTGTACCACCGCATCAACGTATTCAACATTGAAATGCCCCCCCTGCGTGACCGCAAGGAGGACATTCCCCTGTTGGCCGAATTCTTTCTGGCCCGGCTGGGCAACGGCCGCGACGACCTGCGCATTTCCGACCGGGCCATGGCCTGCCTGATGCAATATGCGTGGCCGGGCAACGTGCGCGAACTGCGCAACGTGCTGGAGCGCAGCATCATCCTTGCGGAAAACAACCTGATCACCGAACACGCCCTGCCGCGTGAACTGGCGGGCCTTGCTGGCGGGGCGGGCGGGGCAGGGGGGGCGGGGGGCGGACCGGGAAGCGGCGCGGCAGGTGGCGGTACGGCGGGGCAGCACGGTTCCGGCGGCGAATCGCAGGGGCCGCTGACGCTGGAGGCCATGGAGCGCGAACACATCGCCCGCATTCTGGAATTCTACGACAACAACCGCTCGCTGGCCGCCACGGCGCTCGGCATCAGCCGCAAGACGCTGTACCGGAAGATGCGGGAGTATGACATAGGATAA
- a CDS encoding glutamyl-Q tRNA(Asp) synthetase — MAPSPTGHIHLGNAASFLMAWLCARAAGGQMVLRMEDIDPDRSRPEFAAGMVRDLLWLGLDWDEGPEFPDLAYPLSGQVSDPLPARQGAPGGALPTGAADASSHVRMPARGGPHGPYSQSERLALYADALARLEREGHVYPCFCTRKELRSLASAPHAGECGPAYPGTCRHLGPEDRARRLAEGRRPAMRVRCDDTVIAFTDRIAGPQCMSLAECGGDFAVRRSDGVFAYQLAVVVDDIAMGVTQVVRGDDILASTPRQIWLYRLLGAPVPEYVHVPLLLDHEGERLAKRHGSLGVAALREAGVSPWAIVGYLAWRLGLRDAPGLTTPRELAAGLDLGRVARHPVILPVDVADVLRRMG; from the coding sequence CTGGCCCCCAGTCCCACGGGGCACATCCACCTCGGCAATGCCGCCTCCTTCCTGATGGCGTGGCTGTGCGCGCGCGCCGCCGGGGGGCAGATGGTGCTGCGCATGGAAGACATCGACCCGGACCGGTCGCGCCCGGAATTCGCGGCGGGCATGGTTCGCGATCTGTTGTGGCTGGGGCTGGACTGGGACGAGGGCCCCGAGTTTCCGGATCTGGCGTATCCACTCTCAGGCCAGGTGTCCGATCCGTTGCCCGCCCGGCAGGGCGCACCGGGAGGCGCGCTGCCGACCGGCGCTGCCGACGCATCCAGCCATGTCCGCATGCCCGCGCGCGGCGGTCCCCACGGTCCGTATTCCCAAAGCGAACGTCTGGCCCTGTATGCCGATGCGTTGGCCCGGCTGGAACGGGAAGGGCACGTCTACCCCTGTTTCTGCACCCGCAAGGAACTGCGCTCGCTGGCGTCCGCCCCGCATGCCGGGGAATGCGGCCCCGCCTATCCCGGCACCTGTCGCCACCTTGGCCCGGAGGACCGCGCCCGGCGCCTGGCCGAAGGGCGCCGCCCGGCCATGCGGGTGCGCTGTGACGACACGGTGATTGCCTTCACCGACCGCATTGCCGGGCCACAGTGCATGTCGCTTGCCGAGTGCGGGGGCGACTTTGCCGTGCGCCGTTCCGACGGGGTGTTCGCATACCAGTTGGCGGTGGTGGTGGACGACATCGCCATGGGTGTCACCCAAGTGGTGCGCGGCGACGACATCCTGGCCAGCACGCCGCGCCAGATATGGCTGTACCGCCTGCTGGGCGCACCCGTGCCGGAATACGTGCACGTGCCGTTGCTGCTGGACCACGAGGGCGAACGGCTGGCCAAGCGGCACGGCTCGCTGGGCGTGGCCGCCCTGCGCGAGGCAGGCGTGTCGCCGTGGGCCATCGTGGGGTACCTTGCCTGGCGGCTGGGCCTGCGCGATGCGCCGGGGCTGACCACGCCGCGTGAACTGGCCGCAGGCCTCGACCTTGGCCGCGTGGCACGTCACCCGGTGATTCTGCCCGTGGATGTTGCCGACGTGCTGCGCCGGATGGGATAG